In Choristoneura fumiferana chromosome 4, NRCan_CFum_1, whole genome shotgun sequence, the sequence AAGACCAGtatttgttgaaaaaaatagtaaaataggtTTGTCACTTATGCAGTTTTTGTAAAGTTAGTTATGTTGTTTTCATGCGAAAATAAAGCAAAGTTGCCTAGGAACCGTCTTCCTAATGTAAGAATTACAGGCTTATTTTACTTCATTATGTGGACTTTATTAATCCTCACATCCGCTGCTATATTGCCATCACtacctataaaaataatgtagtcaTGTAGTTTTTGTGAAATAGTTATATTTTAAGGAAACAATTTTGGAGAAATGGGGTCATTTTGGGACAATATCATTTGCACTACTTGTAGCTCCTTCATAAAGCACCACTATGATACCAATAACTCAAATCTGCCAAAAATGTTAGTTATGTTGTTTTTGTAACCATCCcttcaattattataaacaaaagcaTGGTACATCATGACGGCCAGAGAAATAAAGAAGGTAATGATAAAggacatgaaagacggacaaacatacaaacacatacactttcgcatttataatattagaatggATGGGACTGTGATAAaaactttgcaggtggtaggaccttgtgcaaggtccacccggattgctaccaccatcttcctcgctaaccctgccgctaagcagcagtgcttgcactgttgtgtttcggcgtggagagtaaaacagccggtgaaattactggcacttgaggtatcccatctgaggcctattggttggcaacgcatctgcaatacccctggtgttgcagatgtttatgggcggtggtgatctcttaccatcaggagacccacttgctcgtttgccatccagtaaaaaaaaaaaaagatgtaatACAATGTACCTATAGGTAGATATATTTCTTAtctgatttaattatttatttttaactttttagttctttatatttacaattaataaaagtgtttttaaaaatatttttttcttttaatattattttatttttactttttagtatttttgatgCAAAATTAACAACAGCATAATCGTACGCGTAGCGGCGTTTTCCAGCTCTATCATCACTTCATCAGACACTAGCTACCATCTAGCACCAAAGTAATCATCCTGGCGAATCCCACaagcccaaactcgatggggttGTGTCGCTCTATTACTTAATTCCTATGGCCCCTTCCAGCTCCACCATCAGACCCTGGTTAGCATTTAGCACTAAAGTACTTGTTAAGACAAATCAAACAAATCCAAACTCGATGGATTTGTATTGTTTCATTACATAGTTTTTATGGCCACCATCCAGCTTCATCATCAGAAACTctccatgtcataataatattgcattgtcatttgattttcacatgcatgcaaaatttcagctcaatccgAAACTGGCTAGtggattaaatttaacttgagtttttggtaaaaaaaatcatatttaatacaagctttatttgctgactgtactttttgtcgactttacttacattgtcacccTAACTGCATTGGCATACCAAATTCAAGtggatgccattaaccgttgaagagttccatcctgtgtagacgatcctggccggactaccaggatgtcactaccagaatattgtattgtcacacaatttacataagtattccaaatttcaagtcaatctgattactggaagttggtaaaacttaacttgcaagattggactacagacagacaacaggacaggtgaaactaaattaaagcttgtaaaatactcCTCATCAATGCATATATGAAGATTAATACTGTGATTAATTGACTATAAATCTAACATTCACAAAAAATAAGATAAGTTTAAATGTGTACCTACCTGTGAGTTGTTTCCGTCAAAAATTCTATAACCAAATCCTCTAAAAAGTCCACACTTTCTGTGTAAGGATTTTGATCATCCCCAAACCCATACATCATGCAGCGAAGTTCTTTACTGAACAGTCTCTTGCGTCCTGAAGCTGTTGCCCCGAGTTGTTGTTCTGATTCTTCATCATCAAACTgtaaatagttattattattaaaaacacttaGCTTAAGTAATACTTACGAGACACAAAATTTGTTTAGCTTCTTAGCAGAACTAaaagcagaagtggatgagctgCTCACTACATAAACAATATTTTCACCATAGCTCTGCTTACCATGAGACTagctagatcaattggtgtcaaatgtcgtGTGatagttgtttatttattttattaatcattaaatagaaaatagctAAATAATACCACTAACCTGCTCAAAATTTTCAGGGGCATCAGGTGTAGGAGTAGTCATGTTTTATCactgttttatgttttttcaaAACCGTTAGCGCCAGAGACTGTTTTCTTTATGAACTGAGTTAAAAAGCAAGCGACTGCATACAGTGGAACGGCCTGATTTATAATTGAATCGATGAATTGGGTGAACAGAACAAAAGTGTAGCTTCCACAACTTTTGACTTTTAGTTCTCTGTATAGTTTGTGCAAAAAGTATTAGTACCTGTAGAGGAAAGTTTGTGTTTCTACTTGATGCGACGAAGTACAACTAGTACAATTTGAGTATAATACAAGaaagtacattaaaagtatataagtacaaaaaataaatatgaaagtgtCACTGTCACCCACCCAAAACTAATAATACTTCCCCTTCCCCTTCCTCTTACACGCACGTTTAAAAGAGTGACACTaattaccggcacggataataccgacatggaaaaaccaacccgatatttcgtgttcACGCCATACTTGCGCCACACAAAATAAATGGTGACAAACTGACAAGAGCTTCTACGGGCGTGTACGcgaaatatcaggtcggtatttccTAGTCGGTATTGTACGACTGGTAAATAGTGTCATCCACGGCCGGTTGTCTTCATAGACAAAATAAATAGTCGCATTTAGGGTTTCacgatccgatccgatatttTCAAGTATCGATACAACATCATACGATACATCGATATTTTATAACGATACATAAGAATTCAATTTTTGCTTGGATCGATACAAAACTGCCAGTACTTATCGAATTAAACGGATCGGAAGTCGATGACACCTAATTTCTTAtcacataggtacttatggTCACGCGATCTCTATGATATTAGCTTAACCATTGCTTaggtattgaataaaatatttatgggCGGGTACCTTTTCAAATGTTTATACACATCTCATATTCGACTAAGGAATCAAAGGAATGAAAGTATTATAGGTGGGTAAGTTTCTTTTAGTTTAGAATTGGATAGCTGACACCTTCACCTCGCTAATTCATTTGATTCGTAGTGTATTCAGCACTGTCACAGCATtttgtttaatatctattttaatagttttactTTCTTTACTAGCAGTATATGATTTTAGCCACTAGGCTCTACAAAATTAATCGAAGAAATCGAAGACTGTTTGTCAAGATTATTATTCCTAAAGAGGTACGATTCGAAAATTGATGTTTCTAGATATCTTCTATTTTCCCCGAAATTACAAATATGATGGACCTaattaaacataattaataCAGTACAGTACgtatatattacaaaaaaatacgttacttaattttaaagaGAAGCGCTTGATTTGATTGATTCTATATTCGATACGATATTTACAGGATCGTATCGAAGCCATTTAAAGTATCGTGCATCCCTACTCGCATTGTCTCTAACGGTTCGattattgggagggtgcgaagtactaggatGTAATGAAATccatcgcagcgctcatagtggccaaaagaagaaataatctaggctctgtcatctgtcatactcatatgaatctgtcattaacaaagcaatttgtattggctctgtgcacgacatcagcgccaccaagcgtccgcaacttttttggctctaatgctctgacgttttgaaatttcatcgcgacattgtgaccaaaatcaaacatataacgtattaatttataatacaaaagttactgtgataccgtgatttgggtggacaaaaggttgtgaattcatttttggtcattaaaattaaatgaggtacttaagtaaattttattcaaaaagtgtgttttattttcgtaatgtcatggtttgtttacttcatgtttagttgtacttttactgtaaaacgaaaagataacagggacagtgttcaataattcaagctcgcatcatacaCAAACAATAAACATCCTATTActaaaatgagggctatcgttttttgtctcactagatggcgcactgttgcgtgaggtttttaagtatggctttcaaagtctgttattacgggcgtgaaaacaatcatatttaatacaccttaaaaccgtaccataaaaatatcgagcatgccacagtgttgcatagtccccgttttgttcggaaaaaagggaggacaaaggtttccgaaagccaaaactgtctcaaaacacagacattcattgccccggaaggcatatttgccataattaatttcagatattgcaaaatattcacaaaattattctaattataaataaacccgcgtagctcaccgaaaaactatgagatttgacatttcgcagacctcacgctacactagcgcctctagtggcgaattcatacgcgatagccctcattaggtagTTAGTTACGTAGTAGGTAGTACGCTACgacgaaatgagggctatcgcgaatgaattcgccgctagaggcgctagtgtagcgtgaggtctccgaaatgtcaaatctcatagtttttgggtgagctacgcgggtttatttataattagaataattttatgaatattttgcaatatctgaaattaattatggcaaatatacgttccggggcaatgaatgtctgtgttttgagacagttttgtctttcggaaacctttgtcctcccttttttcaaaacaaaacagggactatgcaacactgtggcatgctcgatatttatatggtacggttttaaggtttattaaatatgattttaatctaaactttgttttcacgcccgtaatatcagactttcaaaaccatacttaaaaacctcacgcaacagtgcgccatctagtgagacaaaaaacgatagccctcattcgatgttcgtatcgtaccgtccctcgcagcc encodes:
- the LOC141427521 gene encoding transcription initiation factor TFIID subunit 13-like, whose amino-acid sequence is MTTPTPDAPENFEQFDDEESEQQLGATASGRKRLFSKELRCMMYGFGDDQNPYTESVDFLEDLVIEFLTETTHRAMEVGRTGRVQVEDIIFLVRKDQRKYARVKDLLTMNEELKKARKAFDEVKYVE